A genomic region of Leptolyngbya sp. NIES-2104 contains the following coding sequences:
- a CDS encoding NAD(P)-dependent oxidoreductase, giving the protein MCALPRSLSGTRILVTGASGFIGRPLCQRLRQHQAEVFGVSRFPQESNGSIRWMQADVTSFDDMRRIVTRVKPDLLFHLAADSSASRSLEAVRSTLQGNLVSTVNLLTLMAEVGGRIVLAGSLEEPNEGEMPIASSPYAAAKWSSTIYAQMFQQLYQLPIVRARIYMVYGPGQMNFKKLIPHVTQALLNGEAPQLSSGQRLIDWIYVDDVVDGLIAAARSPEDGVFELGSGTLTSIAEIVQRLNRMINPRIQPLFGALPDRPMEQVRVANIADSMSKLNWQPKVSLEEGLARTVDWYAAYQRSDVPFCA; this is encoded by the coding sequence ATGTGTGCTCTACCTCGTTCTCTCTCAGGCACAAGGATTTTAGTGACTGGGGCAAGTGGTTTTATTGGTCGTCCTCTTTGTCAGCGACTTCGACAGCATCAAGCAGAAGTGTTTGGAGTGTCGCGATTTCCACAAGAGTCGAATGGTTCAATCCGATGGATGCAGGCAGATGTCACTAGCTTCGATGACATGCGGCGAATTGTGACAAGGGTGAAGCCTGATTTGCTTTTTCACTTGGCGGCGGATTCTTCGGCATCTCGAAGTTTAGAAGCGGTACGATCGACGTTACAAGGAAACTTAGTGAGTACGGTTAACTTGCTCACGCTGATGGCTGAAGTGGGCGGGCGGATTGTTTTGGCGGGATCACTCGAAGAACCGAATGAAGGTGAAATGCCGATCGCGTCTTCCCCATATGCAGCGGCGAAATGGTCAAGTACGATCTACGCTCAGATGTTTCAGCAGCTATATCAGTTGCCGATCGTCAGAGCGCGAATTTATATGGTGTATGGTCCAGGACAAATGAACTTTAAGAAGCTGATTCCCCATGTGACGCAGGCGTTGCTCAATGGAGAAGCTCCCCAACTATCGAGCGGTCAGCGATTGATTGATTGGATTTATGTCGATGATGTGGTGGATGGATTGATTGCTGCGGCACGTTCGCCAGAAGATGGGGTGTTTGAACTTGGTTCTGGAACGTTAACTTCGATCGCTGAAATTGTGCAGCGTTTGAATCGGATGATTAATCCCAGGATTCAGCCTTTGTTTGGAGCATTGCCTGATCGACCGATGGAACAGGTCAGAGTCGCGAACATTGCCGATTCAATGTCTAAACTGAACTGGCAGCCCAAGGTTTCTCTAGAAGAAGGATTAGCGCGAACTGTGGATTGGTATGCTGCTTATCAGCGATCGGACGTTCCTTTTTGTGCTTAG
- a CDS encoding LuxR C-terminal-related transcriptional regulator, whose product MAEFNADPNRILVDLQQVNEIAQSFSGCLVPEDIARSVTSGLVEKFSSAMARLWILEPDQSALKLVASSGLSTRTDGRFGRVPIGAYKVGKIALNRVSFLSNNLPAESWVGDREWAIENNICGFAGYPLIASNRVLGVLAMFSCHALEPAFLEVLQTLCTIVTISLDTAIKYHQQSASSPHPRFDELVLSDQLATILSQARFTLVGTEKQFEPAIVYGFLKVAEVLSKMNCSYGRLVYGNDFVSLDGIVPLTNEIDELKRLCDRMFPNALQIEPSPDRNMIQVLLKIPTVESSVLSEREIEILRLLTQGFRDRDIADQLIISESTVKFHLNNVMSKLKSRTRYQAIYQSIVQGWI is encoded by the coding sequence ATGGCTGAATTTAACGCCGATCCGAATCGAATTCTAGTTGATCTTCAGCAGGTCAATGAAATCGCTCAAAGCTTTTCCGGCTGTCTTGTGCCCGAAGACATTGCGCGATCAGTGACATCCGGTTTAGTCGAAAAATTTTCAAGTGCGATGGCGCGATTGTGGATCTTAGAACCGGATCAGAGTGCATTAAAACTGGTGGCATCTTCGGGCTTATCGACGCGCACCGATGGCAGGTTTGGACGAGTCCCGATCGGGGCTTACAAAGTGGGAAAAATAGCGCTGAATCGCGTGTCGTTTCTCAGCAATAATCTGCCTGCGGAATCTTGGGTAGGCGATCGAGAATGGGCGATCGAGAACAATATTTGCGGATTTGCAGGCTATCCCTTAATTGCCAGCAATCGCGTTTTAGGCGTATTGGCAATGTTTAGCTGTCATGCTCTAGAACCCGCTTTTTTGGAAGTGTTACAAACGCTGTGCACGATTGTCACGATTTCATTAGATACCGCGATTAAGTATCACCAACAATCCGCTTCATCGCCGCACCCTCGATTTGATGAATTGGTATTGTCGGATCAGCTTGCGACGATTCTAAGTCAAGCACGATTTACGCTAGTGGGAACTGAGAAGCAGTTTGAACCTGCGATCGTTTATGGCTTCCTGAAAGTTGCGGAAGTGTTGTCTAAGATGAATTGTTCCTATGGTCGATTAGTGTATGGAAATGACTTTGTTTCGCTTGATGGAATCGTGCCGTTAACCAACGAGATTGATGAACTCAAACGACTTTGCGATCGCATGTTTCCCAACGCGCTGCAAATTGAACCGAGTCCCGATCGCAACATGATCCAAGTTCTGCTTAAAATCCCGACGGTTGAATCGTCAGTCTTATCAGAACGAGAGATTGAAATTTTGAGACTGCTGACTCAGGGATTTCGCGATCGAGACATCGCGGATCAATTGATTATTAGCGAAAGTACGGTTAAATTTCACTTGAACAATGTCATGAGCAAACTCAAGTCTCGAACACGGTATCAAGCAATTTATCAATCGATCGTTCAAGGATGGATCTAA
- the trxA gene encoding thioredoxin, producing the protein MATKQQFNSFEDLISGSTTPILVDFYATWCGPCQMMSGFLDLVKDSLQDQVKIVKIDVDKYPEIASQYNISALPTLVLFKETKPVDRIEGVLRPQQLIDRVQPFL; encoded by the coding sequence ATGGCAACGAAACAGCAGTTTAACAGCTTTGAAGATCTCATTTCTGGCTCGACAACGCCAATTCTGGTAGACTTCTATGCGACTTGGTGCGGTCCTTGCCAAATGATGTCCGGCTTTCTCGATTTGGTCAAAGATAGCCTTCAAGACCAAGTAAAAATCGTTAAGATCGATGTCGATAAGTATCCTGAAATTGCCAGTCAGTACAATATTTCAGCGCTACCGACCTTGGTTCTGTTCAAAGAAACGAAGCCCGTCGATCGCATCGAAGGCGTACTCCGACCACAGCAACTCATCGATCGAGTTCAGCCGTTTTTGTAG
- a CDS encoding translocation/assembly module TamB, with product MTQSPDPNNRPETPARRRLWLVLLGRVGVPIAILSALGIGAGIWYGSKFVQNDLAPLIEQNLSELLDRPVDLGSVEGFSLNQLRFGKSSIPATPNDRDRASVEGVEVNFNLLQLLLTRTLKLDVTLLQPDVYLDQEKNGVWVKTQIKAQEQEGLIKTQLDRIRFRDANIELDAFPKPRQRRIPVTLRQGTGTANFFDNNQRITYELNAESTKQGSIDLNGETLIKNGLNSNLNIRGRDFLVVEIDRLVKFPINLPQGRTNGAVNVQLRPDQRPVVKGTAEFRDVTVQIPEVPQVFSKSFGNLQIDDTLITLDKVRSQLGKIPLTAQGKIDTEKGFNVSANVKSVSIENFFDTFNVELPFATSGEATADIRVTGEVQNPIVTGRVRNTKVARVDRINLTQASTDFRLDTETLNLALSNIRAVPEVGGTVVASGNLDLNAPQSIAINYQAQNLPGDAIAQLYNNGTLPITVGRVNARGQVIGRLNQVQTIAQFQAPEATYPGTGEVVVTGGNTILRNAVFQVAEGTVSAQGRTIGQRWQGTVQASNVQASRFAPQVQGLINGNAELAGSLNAPQLENVQARGQARLTNGNSFVNANFNAIAGRFQADTQIAGIALNQFSPQLRGDLSGNVRLAGALNALSPSAIRADGQVRLSQGIALIDQPLTAQINWDGQRLNIPQATAQGFRANGAILADVSGTPRVTALDLNIQANNYALANLPIPSPPVTQISGAVDLIGRVTGTPEAPRVVSNVTVRGFSLNGITFDPVLSGNLNLLPQGFDLNLRGAQDQIALNLEPNFRPRSLLVRRDESSLIGQTRGNIFQVAVQQFPINGFALPGVNLAPYGGVSGTLAGNLNIDLDQLRVIDGNATVQNLRIGSFRADVATTAFVNRNNVFEFSDTTLTRGQSKYVLTGNVDLRAEPKFNGKVTIAQGRIEDVLTGLQYFDLQDFARGARPPNYDRANALNPVPVGDPQAPLLDQLRRFAEINALLRLNNQAIAENRVPQTADIRGNFGGEITVNASLSQGVQANFDLQAQNVEYRPYQAQTRLVDGQLQRVDDRILTAQQVRALGSVNNGVVSLEPLRIQSGESVLSLAGQFGGETQFGQLTARNLSIAEIERFYPLPLGIDGKLNSTVTISGTRDNPSAVGQIQVIDGFLNGTEVESAVGNFTYNNARLNFGSNIALSSNEPVRIDGSIPYQILPDTVRPDSSEISLNVDVRNDGLSILNALVPQLAWRGGEGSVKLNVSGTLLRPQVVGAINLNGATIEATALQAPLTDVTGSIVFNRDRILVEGVQGQFNNGQVSAKGVLPIFVAADADPNNPLQINLDRLAINRKGLYQGGVTGNIAITGTALAPEIGGQVQLANGQIQLPDDQAAGGAPTAPASTPAGLQPVVRFNNLRLVLGDRVQIVRAPLINFVAFGNLSVAGTLDAPRPEGTIRLRSGQVNLFTTQFVLERGYPQTATFERDRGLDPLLNVRLIASVPEVTRSRIAAPGTAEFADDTVAAANLGSLRTVRIQASATGPASQLFQNLELTSSPSRSRNEIVSLIGGGFVNTLGRGDSTLGIANLAGSALLTNIQGFIGNALGLSDFRLFPTLLDRGRQRGSTLGLAAEVGIDITRNLSASVLRVLTADQPTQFGVRYRFNDNFLFRGSTNFSGDSQGVFEYEFRF from the coding sequence ATGACTCAATCTCCCGATCCGAATAATCGTCCTGAAACTCCCGCACGTCGTCGCTTGTGGCTTGTGCTGCTCGGTCGCGTCGGAGTCCCGATCGCAATTCTCAGCGCCTTAGGTATCGGTGCGGGCATCTGGTACGGATCAAAATTCGTACAAAATGATCTCGCCCCCCTAATCGAACAAAATTTAAGCGAATTACTCGATCGACCCGTGGATTTGGGCAGCGTCGAAGGCTTTTCACTCAACCAGTTGCGTTTTGGCAAAAGTTCGATTCCAGCCACTCCGAACGATCGCGATCGCGCTTCGGTCGAAGGTGTGGAAGTCAATTTCAACTTGCTACAATTGTTGCTCACTCGCACATTAAAGCTGGATGTGACTTTACTCCAGCCGGATGTGTATTTGGATCAGGAAAAAAATGGAGTTTGGGTTAAAACACAGATCAAAGCTCAAGAACAAGAAGGATTGATCAAGACACAGCTCGATCGTATCCGGTTTAGAGATGCCAATATTGAACTCGATGCCTTTCCCAAACCCAGACAGCGACGAATTCCGGTCACACTGCGGCAAGGTACCGGAACTGCAAATTTCTTTGATAATAATCAGCGGATTACTTACGAACTCAATGCGGAATCAACGAAGCAAGGGAGCATCGATCTCAACGGTGAAACGTTGATTAAAAACGGCTTAAACTCGAATCTGAACATTCGGGGACGAGATTTCTTAGTGGTGGAGATCGATCGATTAGTCAAGTTTCCGATCAATCTTCCTCAAGGTCGTACGAATGGTGCCGTGAATGTTCAACTCAGACCGGATCAACGTCCGGTCGTCAAAGGAACCGCAGAATTTAGAGATGTGACGGTACAGATTCCAGAAGTGCCTCAAGTCTTCTCGAAATCATTCGGAAACTTACAGATTGATGACACCTTAATTACGTTAGACAAAGTTCGATCGCAGTTAGGAAAAATACCACTCACTGCTCAAGGAAAGATTGATACCGAAAAAGGCTTTAATGTCTCTGCAAATGTGAAATCAGTTAGTATTGAAAACTTTTTTGATACGTTCAACGTTGAGCTTCCTTTTGCAACTTCTGGAGAAGCCACCGCAGACATTCGCGTTACGGGTGAAGTGCAAAATCCGATCGTAACAGGTCGAGTTCGCAACACAAAAGTTGCTAGAGTCGATCGCATTAATCTCACCCAAGCGAGTACTGATTTTCGCTTAGATACAGAAACGCTAAACTTAGCCCTCTCGAACATTCGTGCTGTTCCTGAAGTGGGTGGAACAGTCGTTGCAAGTGGAAATTTAGATCTCAATGCACCGCAATCGATCGCGATTAACTATCAAGCACAAAACTTACCCGGAGATGCGATCGCACAACTCTACAACAACGGAACCTTACCGATTACAGTCGGGCGAGTCAATGCACGCGGACAAGTGATCGGACGATTGAATCAAGTGCAAACGATCGCACAGTTCCAAGCGCCAGAAGCAACGTATCCCGGAACCGGGGAAGTCGTAGTTACAGGGGGTAATACGATTCTGCGAAATGCAGTGTTTCAAGTCGCAGAGGGAACCGTTAGCGCTCAAGGACGCACGATCGGACAACGATGGCAGGGAACCGTTCAAGCTTCTAATGTGCAAGCGAGCCGATTTGCTCCACAGGTTCAAGGCTTGATCAATGGAAATGCAGAACTTGCAGGATCACTGAATGCGCCACAGTTAGAGAATGTTCAAGCGCGAGGACAAGCAAGACTTACGAATGGAAATAGTTTTGTAAATGCGAACTTTAATGCGATCGCAGGACGCTTTCAAGCTGACACTCAGATCGCTGGAATTGCTCTCAATCAATTTTCACCACAGCTACGCGGAGATCTCAGCGGCAATGTGCGATTAGCAGGTGCCTTGAATGCTCTCTCACCCAGTGCAATTCGAGCCGATGGACAAGTGCGACTTTCTCAAGGCATTGCACTGATTGATCAGCCCCTAACCGCGCAAATTAACTGGGACGGTCAACGGCTCAACATTCCACAAGCGACCGCACAAGGATTTCGGGCGAATGGTGCAATTCTCGCTGATGTAAGCGGAACACCGAGAGTGACAGCACTGGACTTAAACATTCAAGCGAACAATTATGCTCTAGCAAACCTACCGATTCCCAGTCCTCCAGTGACTCAGATATCGGGTGCAGTAGACTTGATTGGGCGTGTGACCGGAACACCAGAAGCACCTAGAGTGGTGAGTAATGTTACAGTGCGTGGATTTTCACTCAATGGTATTACCTTTGATCCGGTGTTGAGTGGAAACTTGAACTTACTGCCACAAGGGTTTGATCTAAATCTCAGAGGTGCTCAAGATCAGATTGCACTAAACCTTGAGCCGAACTTTAGACCTCGATCGCTCCTTGTTCGACGCGATGAATCTTCGCTCATCGGACAGACAAGAGGCAATATCTTCCAAGTCGCAGTGCAACAGTTTCCCATCAATGGATTTGCGCTTCCGGGCGTGAATTTGGCTCCGTATGGCGGTGTGAGTGGAACACTAGCAGGCAATCTTAATATTGACCTCGATCAATTGCGCGTGATTGATGGCAATGCTACTGTTCAAAATCTACGGATTGGTTCTTTCCGGGCAGATGTCGCCACGACCGCTTTTGTGAATCGGAACAATGTCTTTGAGTTTAGTGATACCACTTTGACTAGAGGACAAAGCAAATATGTGCTGACAGGCAATGTTGATTTAAGAGCAGAGCCAAAATTCAATGGCAAAGTGACGATCGCTCAAGGCAGAATCGAAGATGTTCTCACGGGCTTACAGTACTTTGACCTGCAAGACTTCGCCCGTGGAGCTAGACCCCCCAACTACGATCGAGCAAATGCACTCAATCCGGTTCCAGTCGGTGATCCGCAAGCTCCTTTACTCGATCAACTGCGACGATTTGCGGAAATCAACGCACTTCTGCGATTGAACAATCAAGCGATCGCAGAAAATCGAGTTCCTCAAACCGCAGATATTCGCGGTAACTTCGGGGGCGAAATTACAGTGAACGCTTCACTTTCACAAGGCGTTCAAGCAAACTTTGATTTGCAAGCTCAGAATGTTGAATATCGTCCTTATCAAGCTCAGACTCGTTTGGTCGATGGACAGCTTCAGCGAGTAGACGATCGCATTTTGACCGCTCAGCAAGTTCGCGCACTGGGTAGCGTAAACAATGGAGTGGTGAGCTTAGAACCGTTGCGAATTCAATCCGGTGAATCTGTGCTGAGCTTAGCTGGACAGTTTGGAGGTGAAACGCAATTCGGACAGCTAACGGCGCGGAACTTATCGATCGCAGAAATTGAGCGCTTTTATCCCCTACCGCTTGGCATTGATGGCAAACTCAATTCCACAGTGACGATTAGCGGTACGCGTGACAATCCCTCAGCAGTCGGACAAATTCAAGTCATTGATGGTTTTCTCAACGGCACAGAAGTTGAATCTGCGGTGGGCAACTTTACTTACAACAATGCTCGACTCAATTTCGGTAGTAACATTGCGCTCTCTTCTAATGAACCCGTTCGCATTGATGGCAGCATTCCTTATCAGATCCTACCCGACACGGTTCGACCGGATAGTAGTGAGATTAGCCTGAATGTTGATGTGAGAAATGATGGACTCTCGATCCTGAATGCTTTAGTGCCACAACTCGCTTGGCGCGGGGGTGAAGGATCAGTGAAACTCAATGTTTCAGGAACATTACTTCGCCCGCAAGTGGTCGGCGCGATTAACTTAAACGGTGCCACGATCGAAGCGACTGCGCTGCAAGCTCCCCTGACTGATGTCACCGGATCGATTGTGTTTAATCGCGATCGTATTCTCGTTGAAGGCGTACAAGGACAGTTCAACAACGGACAAGTCAGTGCTAAAGGAGTGTTACCGATTTTTGTCGCGGCGGATGCTGATCCGAATAATCCACTGCAAATTAATCTCGATCGCTTAGCAATCAATCGGAAAGGTCTTTACCAAGGCGGTGTCACTGGGAATATCGCTATCACCGGAACTGCACTCGCTCCTGAAATCGGCGGACAAGTGCAACTAGCAAACGGACAGATTCAACTCCCAGATGATCAAGCGGCAGGCGGCGCTCCTACCGCGCCCGCGAGTACTCCAGCAGGTCTACAACCTGTCGTAAGATTCAACAATCTCAGACTTGTGTTAGGAGATCGAGTTCAGATTGTTCGTGCACCGCTGATTAACTTCGTCGCGTTTGGCAATCTGAGTGTTGCAGGCACATTGGATGCTCCTAGACCTGAAGGCACGATTCGCCTTAGAAGCGGACAGGTGAATCTATTCACGACACAGTTCGTGTTAGAAAGAGGCTATCCGCAGACGGCGACATTTGAGCGCGATCGTGGACTTGATCCGCTGCTAAATGTTCGTCTGATTGCGTCGGTGCCAGAAGTGACTCGAAGCCGAATTGCTGCTCCTGGAACCGCAGAATTTGCCGATGATACGGTTGCGGCTGCGAATCTCGGATCACTGAGAACGGTGCGAATTCAGGCAAGCGCGACTGGACCCGCGAGTCAGTTATTTCAGAATCTAGAACTTACCAGCAGTCCGAGTCGGAGCCGCAATGAGATTGTTTCTCTGATTGGGGGTGGATTTGTGAATACCTTGGGACGCGGCGATAGTACGTTAGGCATTGCGAACTTAGCTGGATCAGCATTGCTCACCAACATTCAGGGCTTTATTGGTAATGCGTTGGGGCTGAGTGATTTTCGGTTATTTCCGACGTTGCTCGATCGCGGTCGGCAGCGCGGCTCTACCCTCGGACTTGCGGCAGAAGTCGGAATCGATATTACTCGCAATTTGTCTGCATCGGTGTTGCGAGTGTTGACGGCGGATCAGCCGACTCAGTTTGGTGTTCGCTACCGATTTAACGATAATTTCCTGTTCCGTGGCTCGACGAATTTTTCTGGTGATAGTCAAGGGGTGTTTGAGTACGAATTCAGGTTTTAG
- the priA gene encoding primosomal protein N' yields MSELQSVAESRTEYRTDPMWIEVLVDCPGAQGVFTYAVPSGTRVVPGDILSVPFGVQQVGGIAVRSLTEPPDLEHIRSIDSIVSAGFFPASYWALLDRVARYYQTSLMQVVRVALPPGLLARSQRRIRLIDSAANEIFLNPAAQQILKLLQSSKTKDYSWQFIQRQVKGAHRGLQDLLRFNWVESYLEPPATIRPQLRQAVILVSMQGELRGRQREILEVLKRNGGEMWLTDLLQQCRTTSPTVKRLQEEGCVILQGREVLRSEHGPEVEIDAAKSLTPDQAQVLEQIHAVSGFDKILLHGVTGSGKTEVYLQAIAPILEQGQSALVLVPEIGLTPQLTDRFRARFGDRVCVYHSALSDGERFDTWRQMLAGSPQVVIGTRSAIFAPLPNLGLIVLDEEHDSSFKQDQPAPCYHARSVAQWRAELEDCPLILGSATPSLESWLERSTYLSLPKRILDRPLPRIDVIDMRKELHDRNRSIFSRSLQAELKKLKGNNQKGLLFIHRRGHSTFVSCRSCGYVMDCPNCDVSLSYHHIHENAQPLLRCHYCNHTQLQPQQCPSCSSTYFKNFGSGTQRVVQELSQLFPELKTIRFDSDTTRAKGAHRALLSQFAQGDADLLVGTQMLTKGIDLPQVTLVGIISADGLLNLADFRASERAFQTLVQVAGRAGRGTEPGRVILQTYAPENPVIQAVKQQQYEPFVEKELEQRSILTYPPYGRLVLLRFSGLNPQTVQTTAETIADLLQSDENYQVLGPAPATILRIAQRYRWQILLKLNEDRSPDLTELRSHCPSTVSLTIDVDPMNLM; encoded by the coding sequence ATGTCTGAATTGCAGTCTGTAGCGGAATCGAGGACGGAATATCGCACTGATCCGATGTGGATTGAAGTGCTAGTGGATTGTCCGGGGGCACAAGGCGTTTTTACTTATGCGGTGCCGTCGGGGACGCGGGTGGTGCCGGGTGATATCCTGAGTGTGCCGTTCGGGGTACAGCAGGTGGGCGGAATTGCAGTGCGATCGCTAACTGAACCCCCAGATTTAGAACATATTCGATCGATTGATTCGATCGTTAGTGCTGGATTTTTTCCGGCTTCCTATTGGGCACTGCTCGATCGGGTTGCGAGATATTATCAAACTTCACTGATGCAAGTGGTTCGAGTCGCGTTGCCACCGGGACTGTTAGCGCGATCGCAAAGACGCATTCGATTGATCGATTCAGCAGCGAATGAAATCTTTCTCAATCCCGCTGCTCAGCAGATTTTGAAATTGCTTCAATCTAGCAAAACGAAAGATTACTCGTGGCAGTTCATTCAGCGGCAAGTGAAAGGGGCACATCGCGGACTTCAAGATTTATTGAGATTCAACTGGGTTGAGAGCTATCTAGAGCCACCCGCCACCATTCGCCCCCAGTTGCGCCAAGCTGTGATTCTCGTCTCGATGCAGGGAGAATTGCGAGGAAGACAACGCGAGATTTTAGAAGTTCTCAAGCGCAACGGCGGCGAAATGTGGCTCACCGATTTATTGCAGCAGTGCCGCACGACTTCACCCACGGTAAAACGATTGCAAGAAGAAGGCTGTGTGATTCTTCAAGGTCGAGAAGTGTTGCGGAGTGAACACGGTCCAGAGGTAGAGATTGATGCAGCAAAATCGCTCACACCAGACCAAGCACAAGTTCTGGAGCAAATTCATGCTGTGAGTGGATTTGACAAAATTTTGCTGCATGGTGTGACCGGATCGGGAAAGACTGAGGTTTATTTGCAAGCGATCGCGCCCATTCTCGAACAAGGTCAATCTGCATTAGTGTTAGTTCCCGAAATTGGATTAACGCCGCAGTTAACCGATCGATTTCGAGCTAGATTTGGCGATCGAGTTTGCGTCTATCACAGTGCTTTATCCGATGGGGAACGCTTCGATACTTGGCGGCAGATGTTAGCTGGATCGCCGCAAGTTGTGATTGGAACGCGATCGGCAATTTTCGCACCGTTACCGAATCTTGGCTTGATTGTGCTCGATGAGGAACATGATTCGAGCTTTAAGCAAGATCAGCCTGCACCTTGTTATCATGCGCGATCGGTGGCTCAATGGCGGGCAGAACTTGAAGATTGTCCGTTGATTCTTGGATCTGCCACTCCATCTTTAGAAAGTTGGTTAGAGCGATCAACCTATCTATCATTGCCAAAGCGAATTTTAGATCGACCCCTACCGCGCATTGATGTGATTGATATGCGGAAGGAATTGCACGATCGCAATCGGTCGATTTTTAGTCGATCGCTGCAAGCTGAGCTTAAAAAACTCAAAGGGAACAATCAAAAAGGACTGTTATTTATTCATCGTCGTGGACATAGCACTTTCGTGTCTTGTCGCAGTTGTGGCTATGTGATGGACTGTCCAAACTGTGATGTTTCACTGTCCTATCACCACATTCACGAAAATGCTCAACCATTACTGAGATGCCACTATTGCAACCATACACAGCTTCAACCTCAACAATGTCCATCCTGTAGTTCGACCTACTTTAAGAACTTTGGTAGTGGAACTCAGCGCGTCGTGCAAGAACTATCGCAACTGTTTCCAGAGCTGAAAACGATTCGCTTTGACAGTGATACCACTCGTGCAAAAGGTGCTCACAGAGCATTGTTAAGCCAGTTCGCTCAGGGTGATGCTGATTTATTAGTGGGAACACAGATGTTAACGAAAGGCATTGATCTACCTCAAGTCACATTAGTAGGCATCATTTCAGCCGATGGACTGTTAAACCTAGCAGACTTTCGAGCAAGTGAAAGAGCCTTTCAAACTTTAGTACAAGTTGCTGGACGAGCCGGACGCGGAACAGAACCCGGACGAGTGATTCTCCAAACTTATGCGCCTGAAAATCCGGTGATTCAAGCGGTGAAACAGCAGCAGTATGAACCGTTTGTCGAAAAAGAACTCGAACAGCGATCGATTCTGACTTATCCGCCATACGGTCGTTTAGTCTTGCTTCGATTTAGCGGACTCAACCCGCAAACCGTTCAAACGACAGCCGAAACGATCGCGGATTTACTTCAGTCTGATGAAAACTATCAGGTTTTGGGTCCCGCACCCGCAACGATCCTGAGAATTGCTCAACGATACCGCTGGCAGATTTTATTGAAGTTAAACGAAGATCGCAGTCCTGATTTAACCGAACTGCGATCGCATTGTCCTTCTACCGTGAGCTTAACGATCGATGTTGATCCGATGAATCTCATGTAG